In Leopardus geoffroyi isolate Oge1 chromosome D1, O.geoffroyi_Oge1_pat1.0, whole genome shotgun sequence, a single window of DNA contains:
- the CTNND1 gene encoding catenin delta-1 isoform X7: MDDSEVESTASILASVKEQEAQFEKLTRALEEERRHVSAQLERVRVSPQDANPLMANGTLTRRHQNGRFVGDADLERQKFSDLKLNGPQDHSHLVYSTIPRMQEPGQIVETYTEEDPEGAMSVVSVETSDDGTTRRTETTVKKVVKTVTTRTVQPVPMGPDGLPVDASSVSNNYIQTLGRDFRKNGNGGPGPYVGQAGTATLPRNFHYPPDGYSRHYEDGYPSSSDNYGSLSRVTRIEERYRPSMEGYRAPSRQDVYGPQPQVRVGGSSVDLHRFHPEPYGLEDDQRSMGYDDLDYGMMSDYGTARRTGTPSDPRRRLRSYEDMIGEEVPSDQYYWAPLAQHERGSLASLDSLRKGGPPPPNWRQPELPEVIAMLGFRLDAVKSNAAAYLQHLCYRNDKVKTDVRKLKGIPVLVGLLDHPKKEVHLGACGALKNISFGRDQDNKIAIKNCDGVPALVRLLRKARDMDLTEVITGTLWNLSSHDSIKMEIVDHALHALTDEVIIPHSGWEREPNEDCKPRHIEWESVLTNTAGCLRNVSSERSEARRKLRECDGLVDALIFIVQAEIGQKDSDSKLVENCVCLLRNLSYQVHREIPQAERYQEAPPNVANNTGPHAASCFGAKKGKGKKPTEDPANDTVDFPKRTSPARGYELLFQPEVVRIYISLLKESKTPAILEASAGAIQNLCAGRWTYGRYIRSALRQEKALSAIADLLTSEHERVVKAASGALRNLAVDARNKELIGKHAIPNLVKNLPGGQQSSSQNFSEDTVVSLLNTINEVIAENLEAAKKLRETQGIEKLVLINKSGNRSEKEVRAAALVLQTIWGYKELRKPLEKEGWKKSDFQVNLNNASRSQSSHSYDDSTLPLIDRNPKSDNNYSTLNERGDHNRTLDRSGDLGEMEPLKGTPLMQDEGQESLEEELDDEGDQVSNPSMQKI, encoded by the exons ATGGACGACTCAGAGGTGGAGTCGACCGCCAGCATCTTGGCCTCTGTGAAGGAGCAAGAGGCCCAGTTTGAGAAGCTGACCCGGGCGCTGGAGGAGGAGCGGCGCCACGTCTCGGCGCAACTGGAACGCGTCCGGGTCTCACCACAAGATGCCAACCCACTCATGGCCAACGGCACCCTCACCCGCCGGCATCAG AACGGCCGGTTTGTGGGCGATGCTGACCTTGAGCGACAGAAATTTTCAGATCTGAAACTCAACGGACCCCAG GATCACAGTCACCTTGTGTATAGTACCATTCCCAGGATGCAGGAGCCAGGGCAGATTGTGGAGACCTACACGGAGGAGGACCCGGAGGGAGCCATGTCTGTTGTCTCCGTGGAGACCTCTGATGATGGAACTACTCGGCGCACAGAGACCACA GTCAAGAAAGTGGTGAAGACTGTGACAACACGGACAGTACAGCCAGTCCCTATGGGACCAGATGGGCTGCCTGTGGATGCCTCGTCAGTTTCTAACAACTATATCCAGACTCTGGGTCGTGACTTTCGCAAGAATGGCAATGGGGGACCTGGTCCCTATGTGGGGCAAGCAGGCACTGCTACTCTTCCCAGGAACTTCCACTACCCTCCTGATGGATATAGCCGCCACTATGAAGATGGTTATCCAAGTAGCAGTGACAACTATGGTAGTCTGTCCCGGGTGACCCGCATTGAGGAGCGGTATCGGCCCAGCATGGAAGGTTATCGGGCACCTAGTAGACAGGATGTCTAtgggccccagccccaggttCGGGTAGGTGGGAGCAGTGTGGATCTGCATCGTTTTCATCCAGAGCCTTATGGGCTAGAGGACGACCAACGTAGCATGGGCTATGATGATCTGGATTACGGCATGATGTCTGATTATGGCACTGCCCGTCGGACAGGGACGCCCTCTGACCCTCGCCGACGACTCAG GAGCTATGAAGACATGATTGGTGAGGAGGTGCCATCGGACCAGTACTATTGGGCTCCTCTGGcccagcatgaacggggaagttTAGCAAGCTTGGATAGCCTGCGCAAGGGAGGGCCACCACCTCCCAACTGGAGACAGCCAGAGCTGCCAGAGGTGATAGCCATGTTAGGGTTCCGCCTGGATGCTGTCAAGTCTAATGCAGCTGCATACCTGCAACACTTGTGCTATCGCAATGACAAGGTGAAGACCGACGTTCGGAAGCTCAAGGGAATCCCAGTACTGGTGGGGCTGTTAGACCACCCCAAAAAGGAAGTGCATCTTGGAGCCTGTGGAGCTCTCAAGAATATCTCTTTTGGGCGTGACCAGGATAACAAGATCGCCATAAAAAACTGTGATGGTGTTCCTGCCCTTGTGCGATTGCTCCGAAAGGCTCGTGATATGGACCTCACCGAAGTCATTACTG GCACCCTGTGGAATCTCTCATCCCATGACTCAATCAAAATGGAGATTGTGGACCATGCACTGCATGCTTTGACAGATGAGGTGATCATCCCACACTCTGGTTGGGAGCGGGAACCAAATGAAGATTGCAAACCGCGCCATATCGAGTGGGAGTCGGTGCTTACCAACACAGCTGGCTGTCTTAG gAATGTCAGCTCAGAGAGGAGTGAGGCTCGCCGGAAACTTCGGGAATGTGATGGTTTAGTGGATGCCCTCATTTTCATTGTGCAGGCTGAGATTGGGCAGAAGGATTCAGACAGCAAG CTTGTGGAGAACTGCGTTTGCCTTCTTCGGAATTTGTCATACCAAGTTCACCGGGAGATCCCACAGGCAGAGCGTTACCAAGAGGCACCTCCCAACGTTGCCAACAATACTGGGCCACATGCTGCCAGTTGCTTTGGGGCCAAGAAGGGCAAAG ggaaaaaacccacagagGATCCAGCGAACGATACAGTGGATTTCCCTAAAAGAACTAGTCCTGCCCGGg GCTATGAGCTTTTATTTCAGCCAGAGGTGGTTCGGATATACATCTCACTCCTCAAGGAGAGCAAGACTCCTGCCATCCTAGAAGCCTCAGCTGGAGCTATCCAGAACTTGTGTGCTGGGCGCTGGACA TATGGTCGATACATCCGCTCTGCTCTGCGTCAAGAGAAGGCTCTTTCTGCCATTGCTGACCTCCTGACCAGTGAACACGAGCGTGTAGTGAAAGCTGCGTCCGGAGCACTGAGAAATCTGGCGGTAGATGCTCGCAACAAAGAACTGATTG GTAAACATGCTATTCCGAACTTGGTAAAGAACCTGCCAGGAGGGCAGCAGAGCTCTTCCCAGAATTTCTCTGAGGACACTGTGGTCTCTCTTTTGAACACCATCAATGAGGTTATTGCTGAGAACTTGGAGGCTGCCAAAAAGCTTCGAGAGACACAGGGTATTGAGAAGCTGGTGTTGATCAACAAATCAGG GAACCGTTCAGAAAAAGAAGTCCGAGCAGCAGCACTTGTATTACAGACAATCTGGGGATATAAGGAGCTGCGGAAGCCACTGGAaaaagaaggatggaagaaatCAGACTTTCAG GTAAATCTAAACAATGCTTCTCGAAGCCAGAGCAGTCATTCATATGATGACAGCACTCTCCCTCTCATTGACCGGAACCCAAAATCAG
- the CTNND1 gene encoding catenin delta-1 isoform X10, with translation MQEPGQIVETYTEEDPEGAMSVVSVETSDDGTTRRTETTVKKVVKTVTTRTVQPVPMGPDGLPVDASSVSNNYIQTLGRDFRKNGNGGPGPYVGQAGTATLPRNFHYPPDGYSRHYEDGYPSSSDNYGSLSRVTRIEERYRPSMEGYRAPSRQDVYGPQPQVRVGGSSVDLHRFHPEPYGLEDDQRSMGYDDLDYGMMSDYGTARRTGTPSDPRRRLRSYEDMIGEEVPSDQYYWAPLAQHERGSLASLDSLRKGGPPPPNWRQPELPEVIAMLGFRLDAVKSNAAAYLQHLCYRNDKVKTDVRKLKGIPVLVGLLDHPKKEVHLGACGALKNISFGRDQDNKIAIKNCDGVPALVRLLRKARDMDLTEVITGTLWNLSSHDSIKMEIVDHALHALTDEVIIPHSGWEREPNEDCKPRHIEWESVLTNTAGCLRNVSSERSEARRKLRECDGLVDALIFIVQAEIGQKDSDSKLVENCVCLLRNLSYQVHREIPQAERYQEAPPNVANNTGPHAASCFGAKKGKDEWFSRGKKPTEDPANDTVDFPKRTSPARGYELLFQPEVVRIYISLLKESKTPAILEASAGAIQNLCAGRWTYGRYIRSALRQEKALSAIADLLTSEHERVVKAASGALRNLAVDARNKELIGKHAIPNLVKNLPGGQQSSSQNFSEDTVVSLLNTINEVIAENLEAAKKLRETQGIEKLVLINKSGNRSEKEVRAAALVLQTIWGYKELRKPLEKEGWKKSDFQVNLNNASRSQSSHSYDDSTLPLIDRNPKSDKKPDREEIQMSSMGSNTKSLDNNYSTLNERGDHNRTLDRSGDLGEMEPLKGTPLMQDEGQESLEEELDDEGDQVSNPSMQKI, from the exons ATGCAGGAGCCAGGGCAGATTGTGGAGACCTACACGGAGGAGGACCCGGAGGGAGCCATGTCTGTTGTCTCCGTGGAGACCTCTGATGATGGAACTACTCGGCGCACAGAGACCACA GTCAAGAAAGTGGTGAAGACTGTGACAACACGGACAGTACAGCCAGTCCCTATGGGACCAGATGGGCTGCCTGTGGATGCCTCGTCAGTTTCTAACAACTATATCCAGACTCTGGGTCGTGACTTTCGCAAGAATGGCAATGGGGGACCTGGTCCCTATGTGGGGCAAGCAGGCACTGCTACTCTTCCCAGGAACTTCCACTACCCTCCTGATGGATATAGCCGCCACTATGAAGATGGTTATCCAAGTAGCAGTGACAACTATGGTAGTCTGTCCCGGGTGACCCGCATTGAGGAGCGGTATCGGCCCAGCATGGAAGGTTATCGGGCACCTAGTAGACAGGATGTCTAtgggccccagccccaggttCGGGTAGGTGGGAGCAGTGTGGATCTGCATCGTTTTCATCCAGAGCCTTATGGGCTAGAGGACGACCAACGTAGCATGGGCTATGATGATCTGGATTACGGCATGATGTCTGATTATGGCACTGCCCGTCGGACAGGGACGCCCTCTGACCCTCGCCGACGACTCAG GAGCTATGAAGACATGATTGGTGAGGAGGTGCCATCGGACCAGTACTATTGGGCTCCTCTGGcccagcatgaacggggaagttTAGCAAGCTTGGATAGCCTGCGCAAGGGAGGGCCACCACCTCCCAACTGGAGACAGCCAGAGCTGCCAGAGGTGATAGCCATGTTAGGGTTCCGCCTGGATGCTGTCAAGTCTAATGCAGCTGCATACCTGCAACACTTGTGCTATCGCAATGACAAGGTGAAGACCGACGTTCGGAAGCTCAAGGGAATCCCAGTACTGGTGGGGCTGTTAGACCACCCCAAAAAGGAAGTGCATCTTGGAGCCTGTGGAGCTCTCAAGAATATCTCTTTTGGGCGTGACCAGGATAACAAGATCGCCATAAAAAACTGTGATGGTGTTCCTGCCCTTGTGCGATTGCTCCGAAAGGCTCGTGATATGGACCTCACCGAAGTCATTACTG GCACCCTGTGGAATCTCTCATCCCATGACTCAATCAAAATGGAGATTGTGGACCATGCACTGCATGCTTTGACAGATGAGGTGATCATCCCACACTCTGGTTGGGAGCGGGAACCAAATGAAGATTGCAAACCGCGCCATATCGAGTGGGAGTCGGTGCTTACCAACACAGCTGGCTGTCTTAG gAATGTCAGCTCAGAGAGGAGTGAGGCTCGCCGGAAACTTCGGGAATGTGATGGTTTAGTGGATGCCCTCATTTTCATTGTGCAGGCTGAGATTGGGCAGAAGGATTCAGACAGCAAG CTTGTGGAGAACTGCGTTTGCCTTCTTCGGAATTTGTCATACCAAGTTCACCGGGAGATCCCACAGGCAGAGCGTTACCAAGAGGCACCTCCCAACGTTGCCAACAATACTGGGCCACATGCTGCCAGTTGCTTTGGGGCCAAGAAGGGCAAAG ATGAGTGGTTCTCCAGAG ggaaaaaacccacagagGATCCAGCGAACGATACAGTGGATTTCCCTAAAAGAACTAGTCCTGCCCGGg GCTATGAGCTTTTATTTCAGCCAGAGGTGGTTCGGATATACATCTCACTCCTCAAGGAGAGCAAGACTCCTGCCATCCTAGAAGCCTCAGCTGGAGCTATCCAGAACTTGTGTGCTGGGCGCTGGACA TATGGTCGATACATCCGCTCTGCTCTGCGTCAAGAGAAGGCTCTTTCTGCCATTGCTGACCTCCTGACCAGTGAACACGAGCGTGTAGTGAAAGCTGCGTCCGGAGCACTGAGAAATCTGGCGGTAGATGCTCGCAACAAAGAACTGATTG GTAAACATGCTATTCCGAACTTGGTAAAGAACCTGCCAGGAGGGCAGCAGAGCTCTTCCCAGAATTTCTCTGAGGACACTGTGGTCTCTCTTTTGAACACCATCAATGAGGTTATTGCTGAGAACTTGGAGGCTGCCAAAAAGCTTCGAGAGACACAGGGTATTGAGAAGCTGGTGTTGATCAACAAATCAGG GAACCGTTCAGAAAAAGAAGTCCGAGCAGCAGCACTTGTATTACAGACAATCTGGGGATATAAGGAGCTGCGGAAGCCACTGGAaaaagaaggatggaagaaatCAGACTTTCAG GTAAATCTAAACAATGCTTCTCGAAGCCAGAGCAGTCATTCATATGATGACAGCACTCTCCCTCTCATTGACCGGAACCCAAAATCAG